The Priestia megaterium genomic sequence AGCTATAAAAGGTCAAGTTATAATTAACTACTCTAATGTATAAAGAACCTCAAGGTTACCTTTCTTCTTTTATCCTTCTTGTATGTCTACTCTCCCCTTCACTGATTTAAGGTAGATGAAATTGCAATAAAAGGAGGTATTGACACTTGATACGTAGATACGTTCTCTGTAAAAAGATCTCTTACAAAAAAAAGAAACGAAAAGCTCATTGTTACAGATCACCCCATTCTGTATATGTTTCCAATTCACAATCTATATTGGTATTTTGTTCCATCCATAACCTCTGTAATCAAAAGTACAGAGGGCCTCAGGGACCTCAGGGGCCTCAAGGGCCTCAGGGACCTCAAGGACCTCAGGGGCCTCAGGGACCTCAAGGACCTCAGGGGCCTCAAGGACCTCAGGGGCCTCAGGGGCCTCAAGGATCTCAAGGGCCTCAGGGACCTCAGGGGCCTCAGGGGCCTCAAGGATCTCAAGGGCCTCAGGGACCTCAGGGGCCTCAGGGGCCTCAAGGATCTCAAGGGCCTCAGGGACCTCAGGGGCCTCAGGGGCCTCAAGGATCTCAAGGGCCTCAGGGACCTCAGGGGCCTCAGGGGCCTCAGGGGCCTCCACTCTCAGATTTAATTCCCTCCACTAATTTATTATATTTTACTTTTTCAGATGGTCAAAAACGCCTATATACCAATAATGATGGGATAGCTCAATATGGAACCACTGAAATATTGGCACCTGAAGAAGCTTCTTATATCAATTTATTTATTAATGGTATTCTACAGCCTGATATTAATTATCAAATTCAAAAAGGAAGCTTAACTTTACTCACAGAAGAAGTACCTTCAAAAGAGGTTCCCATTATTATCCAATTTGTGTTAATTAATAAGGAAGTATAAAAAAGTTTATAAATTCTAAGATAGTCATAAAAAAAAGAACTGACTTCCCCAGTTGGGAAATCAGCTAAAAAATAGAATACATTAGTTAGTTTACAACAAATTCAACCACAATAGGGGTAGCAGATGCAAGGGTGTCTCCATCAGGAATGGTAATAAAACTATTAGTAACTGTTGAAGTATCACCTGTTTGAATTTGCCCGTTAATATAAAGATTATAATAAGCAGGAGCAGTTGGAAAAACTGTAGCAGCTGTTCCTCCATCAGTAGTAAAAGCTGTAGCAAGAATACTATAGGTAGCGCCAGTACCTGTTCCTGCTCCTGCAGTGCTACTAAACCTTAAAGAATTCATAAAGGGCTTAACGATTGGCATTTATGATCCTCCCTTCTTAATTATTGAATTATTTATCGCTCTTCTTTTTTAAAAATTTTAAAATGCTTCTTTACGAATACACTTTGAAATCATTAAAGGAAATATAAAACAATGCTAATTCTCTATTTATTATTCTTCTACTTTAATTTAGAAACGGCAAAAGACCTAAATGGTAAAAAAGATTGTTCACCATTTAAAAATTTGGACTACCTCTATAGACTATTGACCGTGGCAAATAATAGAAATCTGACTATTAATAGATAGAGGGGATATTAACATTCTTTCTACATCCCATGCTTCGAAAGGAGAATAAGACATATGCCTATTATTAAACCTGTTTTTACAGCCACTAGTACAATTGCTGGAGATATTACAGTAGCAACAGCAACGAGTGTGGCTCCTACCCCAGCAAGATTTACAACATTTGTAACGGCCCCAATGGTTGCAGGAGGAGTCACATCGATACCTGCTGGAAGCTTTATTGATGATGTAGGAGCAA encodes the following:
- a CDS encoding DUF4183 domain-containing protein; its protein translation is MPSTNLLYFTFSDGQKRLYTNNDGIAQYGTTEILAPEEASYINLFINGILQPDINYQIQKGSLTLLTEEVPSKEVPIIIQFVLINKEV
- a CDS encoding DUF4183 domain-containing protein gives rise to the protein MPIVKPFMNSLRFSSTAGAGTGTGATYSILATAFTTDGGTAATVFPTAPAYYNLYINGQIQTGDTSTVTNSFITIPDGDTLASATPIVVEFVVN